A genomic window from Brassica oleracea var. oleracea cultivar TO1000 chromosome C8, BOL, whole genome shotgun sequence includes:
- the LOC106310064 gene encoding polygalacturonase At1g48100-like — MKMLISSYTRNQILCFIALIITLTSLTESRYHHHKEKHKHNSHNHHSSKPEPPSSSISQPPTPPPGPDDSPSPSLPPSPSDDPEEDNNGVYDVRKFGAVGDGAADDTEAFKTAWDSSCSNGNDTVSVLLVPYGYTFMIQSTIFTGPCHSYQLFQVDGTIVTPDGPESWPSNISKRQWLVFYRVNGMALKGAGVIDGRGQKWWDLPCKPHRTVNKSAIVAGPCDSPIALRFFMSSNLTVEGLQIKNSPQFHFRFDGCQGVHVESLHITAPPLSPNTDGIHIENSNSVTIYNSVISNGDDCVSIGSGSYDVDIRNLTCGPGGHGISIGSLGNHNSHACVSNITVRDSVIKYSNNGVRIKTWQGGFGSVSGVTFNNIHVESVRNPIIIDQYYCMTKDCANKTSAVFVSDITYQGIKGTYDIRSPPMHFGCSDAVPCTNLTLSGIELLPAKGEIVVDPFCWNAYGIVEELSIPPVWCLMSDPPTALQGALVNKCGSP; from the exons ATGAAAATGTTAATTTCTTCTTATACTCGCAACCAAATCCTTTGTTTCATCGCACTAATTATCACACTAACCTCTTTAACTGAATCCCGATACCATCACCACAAAGAGAAACACAAACACAATAGCCATAACCATCACTCTTCAAAACCAGAACCACCTTCTTCCTCAATCTCTCAGCCTCCTACTCCTCCTCCGGGCCCTGATGACTCGCCGTCACCGTCACTACCACCGTCACCTTCCGACGACCCTGAAGAAGACAACAATGGAGTCTACGACGTGAGAAAGTTCGGTGCGGTCGGAGATGGTGCCGCAGACGACACGGAAGCATTCAAAACGGCGTGGGACTCATCATGTAGCAACGGGAACGACACCGTTTCTGTTTTGCTTGTTCCTTACGGCTACACATTTATGATCCAGTCTACTATTTTTACCGGTCCTTGCCATTCTTACCAATTATTCCAA GTGGACGGGACCATTGTAACACCAGATGGACCTGAATCGTGGCCGAGCAATATAAGTAAAAGACAATGGCTTGTTTTCTATAGAGTCAACGGAATGGCTTTGAAAGGCGCCGGAGTTATAGATGGCCGGGGGCAGAAATGGTGGGATCTTCCCTGCAAACCTCACCGG ACTGTCAACAAATCTGCAATTGTTGCTGGCCCTTGCGACAGCCCCATT GCTTTGAGGTTCTTTATGAGTTCGAATCTAACGGTGGAAGGTCTACAAATAAAAAACAGCCCGCAGTTTCATTTCAGATTCGACGGTTGTCAAGGAGTTCACGTCGAGTCCCTTCACATCACTGCTCCGCCGTTAAGTCCCAACACTGACGGCATCCACATCGAAAACTCTAACTCCGTTACCATCTACAACTCGGTCATCTCCAACG GAGATGATTGCGTGTCTATTGGTTCGGGATCCTACGATGTTGATATACGGAATCTTACCTGTGGACCCGGTGGCCATGGAATTAG TATTGGAAGTTTGGGCAATCACAACTCACATGCATGCGTCTCAAACATAACCGTCAGAGACTCGGTCATAAAGTACTCCAACAATGGAGTTCGGATCAAAACATGGCAAGGTGGATTCGGTTCGGTCTCAGGCGTGACGTTCAACAACATCCACGTGGAGTCAGTCCGTAACCCAATAATCATTGACCAATACTATTGCATGACCAAAGACTGTGCCAATAAAACATCTGCCGTTTTCGTATCTGATATTACATACCAAGGCATCAAAGGAACTTATGATATTCGAAGTCCTCCAATGCATTTTGGATGCAGCGATGCAGTTCCATGCACGAATCTAACTCTTTCGGGTATCGAGTTGCTTCCAGCAAAAGGCGAAATCGTTGTGGATCCATTTTGTTGGAATGCTTATGGAATTGTGGAAGAGCTTTCGATTCCTCCGGTTTGGTGTCTCATGTCCGATCCTCCCACGGCGTTGCAAGGTGCTCTTGTTAACAAGTGTGGTTCACCGTGA